One region of Endozoicomonas sp. Mp262 genomic DNA includes:
- a CDS encoding ankyrin repeat domain-containing protein: protein MFIKKNITLLILFSCFYISNSEAGRSLAVVDRWRQATQQNRLEKIQEMLNKENKKGMLLNVKVDGELPIIYALEKGFFDLAQTLISHGADINVYSSSKLSALSLSFIFKDKNIAKTILMKQPNKDSQIQAINQSLDKSESEMISDIHLLQEYGIDIDQQDNEGFPVLFRKAVNGDMPSVSKLLSVKVDVDASAHTGETPLLGCCWAGYKDIATALIEAGAQVNKPNHNGDTPLIAAASNGHRDIAVLLMDHGAELEAVGGYGFTPFIAACENGDNKVIQALIEKKANLEATDHRGLNGLMWAAIKGHLPVAKMLIKHGAKVNTVDPNGFTALLWASHNGHSEIVELLLQGQANISFVDEQGCTALIWAAINNYEKIMDILISHSSGLTDPLAFLNTTNLYGNTALMTAACNGMLQTVEKLITQGVNIEISNYIGSRALHLAVKEGRYETVKVLLENKANPNARDSMGATPLHYACSKKNNNKMITLLLDHQANASLTDKLGASPLLLAAMHDIGSLQITYDQCIRGKQVIFITRIAITKPLQHLNFLQSHMENKGSFCFELTRKANPLLNIATYYSIKNALKKVRFKDSADITIHRKGSGSKLAPIHCAVLGDNIEIFKTVLCNTRNIDVPGRVTRKFSSPLLLAVELNKKEHVTQLLSHTPKPNINIKAGNLKNTPLHIATEMNLIDMVELLVNHQADVNAKNRRKKTPLHIALERKSSPKIIKKLLDAGADITILKHAEGEYHPSVSAQDMLHTMDSDHYQQEIQSLFDQLSINE from the coding sequence ATGTTTATAAAAAAAAACATCACTTTATTGATATTATTCTCATGCTTTTATATCAGCAACTCTGAAGCAGGAAGGTCTTTAGCAGTAGTAGATAGATGGAGACAGGCAACCCAACAAAACAGACTGGAAAAAATTCAAGAAATGCTAAATAAAGAAAATAAAAAAGGAATGCTTTTAAATGTAAAAGTAGACGGAGAACTTCCCATAATATATGCACTAGAAAAAGGTTTTTTTGATTTAGCGCAAACACTTATATCTCATGGAGCAGATATCAACGTTTATAGTAGTTCTAAATTATCAGCACTTTCATTATCTTTTATTTTTAAGGATAAAAATATTGCAAAAACCATTCTAATGAAACAGCCAAATAAAGATAGTCAGATTCAAGCCATTAACCAATCTCTTGATAAAAGTGAATCTGAAATGATAAGTGATATTCATTTATTACAAGAATATGGTATCGATATTGATCAACAGGATAATGAAGGCTTTCCGGTACTATTTAGAAAAGCTGTAAACGGTGATATGCCCTCTGTTAGCAAACTGTTATCCGTTAAAGTAGATGTTGATGCTTCTGCACATACGGGTGAAACTCCTTTACTAGGTTGTTGTTGGGCCGGGTATAAAGACATCGCCACCGCTTTAATAGAAGCTGGCGCACAAGTCAATAAACCAAACCACAATGGCGACACCCCCCTGATAGCAGCAGCCAGTAATGGACATAGGGATATTGCAGTTTTACTTATGGATCATGGTGCTGAACTTGAGGCCGTAGGCGGTTATGGTTTTACCCCTTTTATTGCTGCGTGTGAAAATGGAGATAATAAGGTTATTCAGGCTCTCATTGAGAAAAAAGCCAATTTGGAGGCCACCGATCATCGTGGCTTAAACGGACTTATGTGGGCTGCTATCAAGGGACACTTACCCGTGGCTAAAATGCTTATAAAGCATGGCGCAAAAGTAAACACCGTGGATCCAAATGGGTTCACTGCTTTATTATGGGCATCACATAATGGGCATAGTGAAATAGTGGAATTATTGCTACAAGGGCAAGCTAATATCTCTTTCGTTGACGAACAGGGTTGCACAGCCCTGATATGGGCTGCCATAAATAATTATGAGAAAATTATGGATATTTTAATCAGTCATTCATCAGGCCTTACTGATCCTCTGGCATTTCTCAATACCACTAACCTATATGGAAATACGGCCCTTATGACGGCAGCCTGCAATGGTATGTTGCAGACAGTGGAAAAATTAATCACGCAGGGTGTAAATATTGAGATATCAAATTATATTGGAAGCCGAGCCCTCCATCTGGCAGTAAAAGAGGGTCGCTATGAAACAGTGAAAGTATTGCTGGAAAATAAAGCCAACCCAAATGCAAGGGACTCTATGGGAGCAACACCATTGCATTATGCCTGTAGCAAAAAAAATAATAATAAGATGATAACCTTATTACTAGATCATCAGGCGAACGCTTCCTTGACGGATAAACTGGGAGCCTCACCACTATTGCTTGCAGCAATGCATGATATTGGTTCCCTGCAAATAACATACGATCAATGTATACGAGGAAAACAGGTTATTTTTATTACACGGATAGCGATTACAAAACCATTACAGCATCTGAATTTCCTTCAGAGTCATATGGAAAATAAAGGCAGTTTTTGTTTTGAACTAACTCGGAAAGCCAACCCTTTACTTAATATTGCCACCTACTACAGCATCAAAAATGCTCTGAAAAAAGTGCGTTTCAAGGATTCAGCCGACATTACTATACATAGGAAAGGAAGTGGTTCAAAATTAGCTCCTATTCATTGCGCAGTATTAGGTGATAATATCGAAATATTTAAAACTGTATTATGTAATACCAGAAATATTGATGTGCCTGGAAGGGTTACTAGAAAGTTTTCCTCTCCTCTATTGCTGGCAGTTGAGCTGAACAAGAAAGAGCATGTCACTCAATTATTATCCCATACCCCAAAACCAAACATTAACATTAAAGCGGGTAACCTCAAGAATACACCTTTACATATTGCTACTGAAATGAATCTTATTGATATGGTAGAGCTGTTAGTGAATCATCAGGCTGATGTTAATGCAAAAAACAGAAGAAAGAAAACGCCTTTGCATATTGCCCTGGAGAGAAAGTCGAGCCCCAAAATAATAAAAAAGTTGCTTGATGCAGGAGCTGACATAACAATCTTAAAACATGCAGAGGGTGAATATCATCCTAGTGTATCCGCTCAGGACATGCTCCATACGATGGATAGTGACCACTATCAACAGGAAATCCAATCTCTTTTTGATCAACTGTCAATCAATGAATAA
- a CDS encoding helix-turn-helix domain-containing protein: MKTVDPVTDVAVIKTLREAIRHGPYPYLRERAHAILLSIRGYSMSEIAAIFEVRYQTVSDWIDAWDDYGLRGLYKKHEGGKPPIYTDQEAQRIREIVSEEPRRLSYVQTKIAEETGKVASKQTLSRLLKKAGTCL; the protein is encoded by the coding sequence ATGAAAACTGTTGATCCAGTAACCGATGTCGCTGTCATAAAAACATTGAGAGAAGCTATTCGACATGGGCCATATCCGTACCTAAGGGAAAGGGCTCATGCTATTTTACTCAGCATACGTGGTTATTCTATGAGCGAGATTGCTGCAATATTTGAAGTTCGATATCAGACAGTCTCTGACTGGATTGATGCCTGGGATGATTATGGCCTTCGCGGCTTGTACAAAAAACATGAAGGTGGAAAACCACCTATCTATACTGACCAGGAAGCACAACGCATTAGAGAGATTGTCTCCGAGGAACCTCGCAGGCTGTCTTATGTTCAAACAAAGATTGCAGAGGAAACCGGTAAGGTTGCCTCAAAGCAAACCCTGTCGAGACTTTTAAAAAAAGCTGGGACTTGTTTATAA
- a CDS encoding IS630 family transposase — protein sequence MGLVYKRFRKACSHKRDEEQFRCCQSALKEAQYAEDKGLVNLFYFDESGFSQEPCVPYGWQEKGSQLKIPSVKSKRINVLGFMNRANDLFYYPVTGCVNSETVISVFDDFAARMEEPKYSSNERYTIVMVDNASIHTSKLFRERVIDWAIEKKLLVCFLPTYSPELNLIEILWRKVKYEWLNLLSIMDFKEFEQEVKRIFDLFGQKYLISFE from the coding sequence CTGGGACTTGTTTATAAGCGGTTTCGTAAAGCTTGCAGCCATAAGCGCGATGAGGAGCAATTCAGATGTTGCCAGTCTGCCTTGAAAGAGGCCCAATATGCTGAGGATAAAGGGCTTGTCAATCTGTTTTACTTTGATGAATCTGGTTTTAGTCAAGAGCCTTGTGTCCCCTATGGCTGGCAAGAAAAAGGCTCACAGCTAAAAATACCCTCTGTAAAAAGTAAGCGTATCAATGTGCTGGGATTTATGAATCGTGCCAATGACCTTTTCTACTACCCAGTAACAGGTTGTGTTAACAGCGAAACAGTTATCAGTGTCTTTGATGATTTTGCCGCCAGGATGGAAGAACCCAAGTACAGCTCTAATGAGCGCTATACCATCGTCATGGTGGATAATGCCAGCATTCATACCAGCAAACTTTTCAGAGAAAGAGTAATAGACTGGGCAATTGAGAAAAAGCTCTTAGTCTGTTTTTTACCAACCTATTCACCTGAGCTAAACCTGATAGAAATATTGTGGAGAAAAGTGAAGTATGAATGGCTGAACCTGCTGTCAATAATGGATTTCAAGGAATTCGAACAAGAGGTCAAACGTATATTTGATCTATTTGGTCAAAAATATCTGATTTCGTTTGAGTGA
- a CDS encoding DHA2 family efflux MFS transporter permease subunit: MADSQQENTPVSLQQWLAVMGGALAAFMAVLDIQITNASLQNIQGALSASPEESTWISTAYLVAEVIIIPMTGWLCRVFSLRRYMLASVVLFIIFSILCGLSWSLSSMITFRALQGLFGGALIPLAFTLIMTLLPEKDRPKGMALFSLSAVCSPAFGPALGGWLTDSWSWHMIFFINIVPGAVMYILLTRGLPKGKANLAALKQGDWFGIVTMAVGLACLQIVLEEGNRKDWFGSDEIVFLSLISATALVAFIIREMTCKQPLINLRLMARPRFGLGSLANMGIGFCLYSAVYLLPLYLGMVHGYTPTQIGLVIMWMGVPQLFIVPMVPKLIERFGTVNLAMVGILLFSSGFWLSGHLNPDFAGPQFHLVQLLRAIGLPLIMTPLMITTTQGMPRHEAADASSLFNILRNLGGAIGMAVMATLLTNRTLLHDTRIREALPQTVEKLYHAYPAASYMEPQSTLAMFSMEINRQASIMAYADDFILLTWIMLGCMGLVWLAGRYGKKETVANS, translated from the coding sequence ATGGCTGATAGTCAGCAGGAAAACACCCCGGTAAGCTTGCAACAGTGGCTGGCCGTTATGGGGGGGGCATTGGCTGCCTTTATGGCAGTGTTGGACATCCAGATTACCAATGCCTCATTACAGAATATTCAGGGAGCCTTGTCCGCCAGCCCTGAAGAAAGCACCTGGATATCAACGGCCTACCTGGTTGCAGAGGTCATTATTATTCCTATGACCGGCTGGCTGTGTCGCGTCTTTAGCCTGAGACGATATATGCTGGCCTCCGTTGTCCTGTTTATCATTTTTTCTATTCTGTGCGGGTTATCCTGGAGTCTTAGTTCCATGATCACCTTCCGTGCATTGCAGGGATTGTTTGGTGGAGCCTTAATTCCCCTGGCTTTTACCTTGATCATGACCCTGCTTCCGGAAAAGGATCGTCCCAAGGGCATGGCCCTGTTTTCGCTCTCTGCCGTTTGCTCTCCGGCCTTTGGCCCGGCGCTTGGTGGCTGGTTAACGGATAGCTGGAGCTGGCATATGATCTTTTTCATTAACATAGTGCCAGGCGCAGTGATGTATATCCTGTTAACCAGGGGTTTACCAAAAGGTAAGGCAAACCTGGCAGCGCTTAAACAGGGCGACTGGTTTGGTATAGTCACCATGGCGGTGGGACTGGCCTGTTTACAGATTGTGTTGGAAGAGGGTAATCGAAAGGACTGGTTTGGTTCCGATGAAATTGTTTTTTTGTCGCTTATCTCTGCCACAGCGCTGGTTGCTTTTATTATTCGGGAGATGACCTGCAAACAGCCATTAATCAATCTTCGGTTAATGGCGCGTCCCCGTTTTGGCCTGGGTTCTCTGGCTAATATGGGTATTGGCTTTTGCCTTTACTCTGCCGTTTATCTGTTACCTCTATATCTGGGCATGGTGCATGGCTACACACCCACCCAGATTGGCCTGGTTATTATGTGGATGGGCGTTCCGCAACTGTTCATAGTGCCAATGGTGCCAAAGCTAATAGAACGGTTCGGCACTGTTAACCTGGCTATGGTTGGCATACTACTGTTTTCCAGCGGCTTTTGGTTATCTGGCCATTTAAACCCTGATTTTGCAGGGCCCCAGTTTCATTTAGTGCAGTTACTCAGGGCTATAGGGCTTCCCTTGATCATGACGCCCCTGATGATCACCACAACCCAGGGGATGCCCAGGCATGAAGCGGCTGATGCCTCCAGTCTGTTCAATATCCTGAGAAACCTCGGTGGGGCTATTGGGATGGCCGTCATGGCCACACTGCTGACCAACAGGACGCTACTGCACGACACCAGGATTCGGGAGGCTTTACCCCAAACGGTAGAAAAGCTCTATCATGCTTATCCTGCGGCCTCTTATATGGAACCACAAAGCACCCTGGCGATGTTTTCCATGGAAATTAACCGTCAGGCCTCTATCATGGCTTACGCGGATGATTTTATCTTACTGACCTGGATCATGCTGGGCTGCATGGGGCTGGTTTGGCTTGCAGGGCGGTACGGTAAAAAGGAAACCGTAGCTAACAGTTAA
- a CDS encoding HlyD family secretion protein has translation MPSKLSAKLIALIVLILALAGSTGYWWLTSGRYVETTDNAYIRADKTIISSKLPGFLEAGWIKDNQRVKPGTLLAKIEADDYQTSLEMAESKTKATLADIASVRAQINLQDSLIHEAEAAISADEASLAQARDDVRRYTRLARSGYSAERERESAVVAREAALARLEQARATLDSSKKQKAVLNARLQQAIANRDASNASLDKARADMEKVMIKSPEAGVIAQRLAQNGEYVGSGTPLFSLVDLNTVWIVANFKETQIDHMKPGQPVEIDVDSFSGMPLVGYIDSIAPGSGAEFSILPPQNATGNFTKIVQRIPVKIMIPEGQALAGKLRPGMSALVRVDTLDAAVDLSRFNTANNNQLPEKPQSLAMSGKDHG, from the coding sequence ATGCCCTCAAAGCTTTCTGCAAAACTGATTGCACTTATTGTTCTTATCCTGGCTCTGGCTGGTAGCACTGGCTATTGGTGGCTTACCTCTGGCCGCTATGTTGAAACCACAGATAACGCTTATATCCGGGCGGATAAAACGATCATCAGTTCCAAGCTGCCAGGCTTTCTTGAAGCGGGCTGGATTAAAGACAATCAAAGGGTAAAACCGGGGACTTTGTTAGCAAAAATAGAGGCCGATGACTACCAAACCAGTCTTGAAATGGCGGAATCCAAAACCAAGGCGACCCTGGCGGATATAGCTAGCGTTCGAGCTCAAATAAACCTGCAAGACTCTTTAATTCATGAGGCCGAGGCCGCCATTTCCGCTGATGAAGCCAGTCTGGCACAGGCTAGGGATGATGTTAGACGTTATACCCGTCTTGCCCGTTCAGGCTATAGCGCCGAAAGGGAACGTGAGTCAGCTGTTGTCGCCCGGGAGGCCGCTTTGGCGAGGCTCGAACAGGCCAGGGCCACTCTGGATTCCAGCAAAAAACAAAAAGCAGTGCTCAATGCCAGGCTGCAACAGGCCATTGCCAACAGGGATGCCAGCAATGCCTCTCTGGATAAGGCCCGGGCGGATATGGAAAAAGTGATGATCAAGTCTCCGGAAGCCGGCGTCATTGCCCAAAGGCTGGCACAAAATGGTGAATATGTGGGATCGGGCACTCCTCTGTTTTCCCTGGTGGATCTCAATACAGTTTGGATTGTTGCCAATTTTAAAGAGACCCAGATCGATCATATGAAGCCCGGTCAACCCGTGGAGATTGATGTGGACAGTTTTTCCGGAATGCCGCTGGTAGGCTATATCGACAGCATTGCGCCGGGCAGTGGTGCGGAATTCAGTATTCTTCCTCCCCAGAATGCCACCGGCAATTTCACCAAGATTGTTCAGCGTATTCCGGTGAAGATTATGATACCTGAGGGGCAGGCCCTCGCCGGCAAGCTTCGTCCGGGGATGTCTGCCCTTGTGCGTGTTGATACCCTTGATGCGGCTGTGGACCTTTCCCGATTCAATACGGCCAATAACAATCAGCTTCCTGAAAAGCCGCAGTCATTAGCTATGAGTGGAAAAGATCATGGCTGA
- a CDS encoding LysR family transcriptional regulator codes for MLDLNEILIFTRVVDCGGITAAAKRLEMQKSTVSRKLTAMENRLGVRLLSRTTRSLSLTDIGKAHYARCRDIIAAWEEAEQALTEIRDEPAGTLRILMPVDLGQRLMIRVINEFLLEYPKVSIDAELSTRESRLVEEGLDLVIRIGQPEDSSLIARHLFSVSRGLYASKAYLENHPPPTEPSQLEKHACISLGTPQMSPWWKLEKEGQVYKHKPTGPFKINNLSCSMDAALAGIGIACLPHFLCYDYTTQGDLVEILPDWQVNDADIYALYPHRRFTPSTVRHFIEFTQKTIQLLSNEISDTSPIGLYSLS; via the coding sequence ATGCTTGACCTTAATGAGATTCTTATTTTTACCCGGGTGGTTGATTGTGGCGGCATCACCGCTGCAGCCAAACGTCTGGAAATGCAGAAGTCTACGGTTAGCCGGAAACTCACAGCGATGGAAAACCGCCTTGGGGTTCGGCTGCTATCCCGTACAACCCGTAGCCTGAGTCTTACGGATATTGGCAAGGCCCACTATGCCCGCTGCCGGGATATCATTGCTGCCTGGGAGGAGGCTGAACAGGCCCTTACAGAAATTCGCGATGAACCGGCCGGAACGCTGCGCATACTCATGCCGGTAGACCTGGGACAGCGATTGATGATCAGGGTAATCAATGAGTTTCTCCTGGAATACCCAAAAGTATCCATTGATGCGGAACTCAGCACCCGTGAATCCCGGTTGGTGGAAGAAGGGCTGGATCTTGTGATTCGCATTGGCCAGCCTGAAGACTCTTCCCTTATCGCCCGCCACCTCTTTTCTGTATCAAGGGGTCTTTATGCCAGCAAAGCGTATCTGGAAAATCACCCCCCCCCCACAGAACCTTCCCAACTTGAAAAACATGCCTGTATCAGCCTGGGGACACCACAAATGAGTCCCTGGTGGAAGCTGGAAAAAGAGGGGCAGGTGTATAAACACAAACCCACAGGTCCATTTAAAATCAATAATCTCAGTTGCAGTATGGATGCTGCCCTTGCAGGCATCGGTATCGCCTGTTTACCCCATTTTCTATGCTATGACTACACCACCCAGGGGGATCTGGTTGAAATTCTGCCCGACTGGCAAGTCAATGATGCCGATATTTATGCCCTCTACCCCCATCGCCGCTTTACCCCTTCTACCGTAAGACACTTTATTGAATTTACCCAAAAAACCATTCAATTATTGAGCAATGAAATCAGCGACACCTCACCCATAGGCTTATACTCACTCTCTTAA
- a CDS encoding DUF2059 domain-containing protein codes for MKLPLIGLLAFTASCTSMSPESLYSSSGSNKAHREAAAKLLQVSHAESVLSIAYGKMEQAIANQVLQIKGSTQTKPIIDKYTLEMKVAMREEISWEKMAPPLIDAYVQTYSLQTIRDITRFYQTRAGQEMLSHQPEMINATVEIMQNMTKNFIPKLRVIQSEMARELTRVNNIDTGS; via the coding sequence ATGAAGCTACCTCTGATAGGCCTGCTGGCTTTTACAGCTTCCTGCACCTCAATGTCACCGGAAAGTCTGTATTCGTCTTCAGGGTCGAATAAGGCGCATCGGGAAGCCGCAGCAAAATTATTACAGGTAAGCCATGCAGAATCCGTACTTTCTATTGCCTATGGCAAAATGGAGCAGGCCATTGCCAACCAGGTATTACAAATCAAAGGATCAACGCAAACCAAGCCCATCATTGATAAGTACACCCTGGAAATGAAAGTTGCGATGCGGGAGGAAATTAGCTGGGAGAAAATGGCACCGCCTTTAATTGATGCCTATGTACAAACCTATAGTTTACAAACCATCAGGGACATTACCCGGTTTTACCAAACCAGGGCCGGACAGGAAATGCTCAGTCATCAACCAGAGATGATCAATGCCACCGTAGAGATCATGCAAAACATGACTAAAAACTTTATACCCAAACTACGGGTCATACAGTCAGAAATGGCTAGAGAACTGACCCGGGTGAATAACATTGACACAGGCTCTTGA
- a CDS encoding PqiC family protein: protein MNKTLPPLINLVLVSLLLVGCSGSVQKYRYYVLQPLASGLDSNTNGSVGINPVIIPDWMDRQSLIWSDGLFRLYKSDLDRWGEPLSRAITRVTAENLNRLTNGTFITTGPWSQSQRPEHTVDIDVLSVAKESQRMVLDVRWVIKHKNKVQAIGHKQFASSLAGLGTADEMVEVFSQLLLDMAEEIRQQL, encoded by the coding sequence ATGAATAAAACGCTACCACCGTTAATAAACCTGGTGCTGGTCAGTTTGCTGTTGGTGGGTTGCTCCGGTTCGGTACAAAAATATCGCTACTATGTCTTGCAACCCCTTGCCTCAGGGCTGGACTCCAATACAAATGGGTCTGTTGGCATTAATCCGGTGATTATTCCTGACTGGATGGATCGGCAGTCCCTGATTTGGAGTGACGGCTTGTTTCGGTTATATAAATCTGACCTGGATCGCTGGGGGGAACCATTATCCAGGGCTATAACACGGGTGACAGCTGAGAACCTGAACCGTCTGACGAACGGGACTTTTATTACCACAGGCCCCTGGTCACAGAGCCAACGGCCGGAACATACTGTTGATATAGACGTTTTGTCGGTAGCCAAAGAGAGTCAACGGATGGTTCTGGATGTGCGCTGGGTTATCAAGCATAAAAATAAAGTTCAGGCTATCGGCCATAAACAGTTTGCTTCTTCCCTGGCAGGACTTGGAACAGCCGATGAGATGGTAGAAGTCTTTAGTCAGTTACTGCTGGATATGGCAGAGGAAATCCGGCAACAATTATAA
- a CDS encoding MlaD family protein: MTKRANPVLIGSFVVGTVALVILFIVLTGHGDFSRYDRLRYELIYDTSIKGLNIGAPVTLRGVKIGEVTQIKARYYPDHKNVLNAVYVDIYPDAVVQENHSDTSNLPEQLIQQGFGAQLKLQSLLTGLLYIEVDLYPNKVRSITVKTDYPQIPTVPSDLESLSRNLDNMDLPGMVADLRTVIKNLRAVTDSHEAQTLVISLGQAIGSFEKMSKDIGGSFKIMGDQFVPMAKDMRILSQTMNRHLPETISELNKVIHQMDSSLTAMGTVAVQMQDVVDPESPMFFQLEQSSKDIGRAARAIESLAAMLEQQPGAIWSGRKEVKE, encoded by the coding sequence ATGACTAAACGAGCAAATCCAGTGCTGATTGGCAGTTTTGTAGTGGGTACTGTGGCACTGGTGATTTTATTTATTGTATTAACCGGGCATGGTGACTTTTCCCGCTATGACCGTCTTCGCTATGAATTAATTTATGACACCTCAATCAAGGGGCTGAACATTGGCGCTCCTGTGACTTTAAGAGGAGTGAAGATTGGCGAAGTGACCCAAATAAAGGCCCGGTATTATCCTGACCATAAGAATGTATTGAACGCCGTCTATGTGGATATTTATCCTGATGCTGTGGTTCAGGAGAATCATTCAGATACTAGTAACTTGCCTGAACAGTTGATCCAGCAGGGGTTCGGAGCACAGCTGAAGTTGCAAAGCCTGTTAACCGGGTTGCTGTATATAGAGGTGGACTTATACCCGAACAAGGTGCGCTCTATTACTGTAAAAACAGATTACCCCCAGATTCCCACCGTACCCAGTGATTTGGAATCCCTGTCCAGAAATCTGGATAATATGGATTTACCCGGGATGGTTGCCGACTTGCGAACGGTTATTAAAAACCTTAGGGCTGTGACGGACAGTCATGAAGCACAAACGCTGGTGATAAGCCTGGGTCAGGCTATAGGCTCTTTTGAGAAAATGTCCAAAGATATTGGGGGCAGTTTTAAAATAATGGGTGATCAGTTTGTGCCTATGGCAAAGGATATGCGGATTTTATCGCAAACCATGAACCGGCATTTGCCTGAAACCATAAGTGAGTTAAATAAGGTGATTCATCAAATGGACAGTTCCCTGACAGCTATGGGGACAGTGGCTGTTCAAATGCAGGATGTGGTGGATCCAGAATCACCTATGTTTTTCCAGCTGGAACAAAGTTCAAAGGATATCGGGCGGGCAGCCAGGGCTATTGAGTCCCTGGCAGCAATGCTGGAACAACAACCCGGAGCCATATGGTCTGGAAGAAAGGAGGTTAAAGAATGA
- a CDS encoding ATP-binding cassette domain-containing protein: MMLQSTDLTSQPAVIKVQKLEMRYGSHLIQKELCFQVMKGDIFVIMGGSGCGKSTLLKHMTGLYQPAAGAICYAGKDYFSADETDQLKMRQRWGVTYQGGALFSAMTLAENVALPISQYTTLSAAETRELVSYKLALVGLAGYEGYYPSEISGGMCKRAGLARAIALDPDILFFDEPSAGLDPLSARRLDDLILQLRESLGATIVIVTHELASIFAIGTNGVFLDSVSKTQLDQGSPEYMLNHSPKQVVREFLSRGEPSADGVQA; encoded by the coding sequence ATGATGTTGCAGTCTACTGATTTAACGTCACAGCCTGCCGTTATCAAAGTACAGAAACTGGAAATGCGTTATGGCAGCCATCTGATTCAAAAAGAGTTGTGCTTCCAGGTTATGAAGGGGGATATCTTTGTGATTATGGGGGGGAGTGGTTGTGGTAAAAGTACGCTATTGAAGCATATGACCGGTTTATATCAACCGGCTGCCGGTGCCATTTGTTATGCAGGAAAAGACTATTTTTCCGCTGATGAAACTGATCAATTAAAAATGCGACAGCGGTGGGGAGTCACCTATCAAGGGGGGGCTCTATTTAGTGCTATGACCCTGGCAGAAAATGTGGCACTGCCCATTAGCCAGTACACAACCCTGTCTGCTGCCGAAACCCGGGAACTGGTCAGTTATAAGTTGGCTCTGGTGGGACTGGCGGGTTATGAAGGCTATTACCCATCAGAAATTAGTGGCGGTATGTGCAAGCGGGCTGGGCTGGCAAGGGCCATTGCCCTGGATCCGGACATTCTGTTTTTTGATGAGCCTTCTGCCGGCCTTGATCCTTTAAGCGCACGGCGTCTGGATGACTTGATACTTCAGCTGCGTGAATCCCTGGGAGCAACTATCGTGATAGTAACCCATGAGTTAGCCAGTATTTTTGCCATTGGTACTAACGGGGTTTTTCTGGACTCGGTCAGTAAAACGCAGCTGGACCAGGGGTCCCCTGAATACATGCTGAATCATAGCCCAAAGCAAGTGGTGAGGGAATTCCTGAGCCGGGGAGAGCCAAGTGCGGATGGAGTACAGGCATGA